In Persicimonas caeni, a single window of DNA contains:
- the coxB gene encoding cytochrome c oxidase subunit II: MWDFPFFPDQASTVAPEVDAVYFVLIGLAGFFMLIIAGAALFFLIRYRKGSDADRSNPVTNNWKLEAFWIGVPFLMAMGVFFWGAQKYFEIQEIPDDAVEVFVLGKQWMWKVQHPQGKREIDELHVPVNRPVMLRLASQDVIHSFFVPEFRIKQDVVPGRYTTVWFEATKPGRYRLMCAEYCGTGHSRMRGEVVVMSQADYAAWLEGGETEETLAQRGEKIFNRAGCSGCHATDSASRAPMLTGLYGQRVQLESGETVVADEAYLRDSILLPQKHIVAGYEAIMPSYQGQLSEAEVFALVEYIKSLGRESEP, translated from the coding sequence ATGTGGGACTTTCCATTCTTTCCAGATCAGGCCTCGACGGTCGCCCCCGAGGTCGACGCGGTCTACTTCGTGCTGATCGGGCTGGCCGGCTTCTTCATGCTCATCATCGCCGGCGCGGCGCTCTTCTTTCTAATTCGATACCGCAAGGGCTCCGACGCCGACCGCTCCAACCCGGTGACCAACAACTGGAAGCTCGAGGCGTTCTGGATCGGCGTGCCGTTTTTGATGGCGATGGGCGTCTTCTTCTGGGGCGCCCAGAAATACTTCGAGATCCAGGAGATCCCCGACGACGCCGTCGAGGTCTTCGTGCTCGGCAAGCAGTGGATGTGGAAGGTCCAGCACCCGCAGGGCAAGCGCGAGATCGACGAGCTGCACGTGCCGGTCAACCGCCCGGTGATGCTGCGGCTCGCCTCCCAGGACGTCATCCACAGCTTCTTCGTGCCCGAATTTCGCATCAAGCAGGACGTCGTGCCCGGCCGCTACACCACCGTGTGGTTCGAGGCGACCAAGCCCGGCCGCTACAGGCTGATGTGCGCCGAGTATTGCGGCACGGGCCACTCACGCATGCGCGGCGAAGTCGTGGTCATGAGCCAGGCCGATTACGCCGCCTGGCTCGAGGGCGGCGAGACCGAAGAGACACTCGCCCAGCGCGGCGAAAAGATCTTCAACCGCGCCGGCTGCTCGGGATGCCACGCGACCGACTCCGCGTCGCGCGCGCCGATGCTGACCGGCCTATACGGCCAACGCGTCCAGCTCGAGTCAGGCGAGACGGTCGTCGCCGACGAAGCCTACCTGCGCGACTCGATCCTGCTGCCCCAAAAGCACATCGTGGCGGGCTACGAAGCCATCATGCCGTCGTACCAGGGCCAGTTGAGCGAGGCGGAGGTGTTCGCGCTGGTCGAATACATCAAGTCGTTAGGGAGGGAGAGTGAACCGTAG